The proteins below come from a single Tribolium castaneum strain GA2 chromosome 9, icTriCast1.1, whole genome shotgun sequence genomic window:
- the nAChRa10 gene encoding nicotinic acetylcholine receptor alpha 10 subunit precursor, translating to MANILRLVVVVCGFCSSDVAFAGFTTRKLGPQPIWNSTVTDKLRQDLLLNYDKFARPAQHYNTTKVVFGLTIRHIELNEFKSTLVVHSWIRLSWKDEKLQWNSTNYGGLETLNLADHEIWQPDIFLYNSATSSGITHYGNVNCIVYEGGDVLWVPPAQFSVLCNLNLKYWPFDTQRCEMIFGSWTYNGDQIDIDPDNDGVKMELLIENSEWNIVDKSLKKNMKYYACCPSPYPDITIDLTLSRISPSYKALIVTPAFVVIILVLVNFWLPPQAGEKLILNGCTALIICLFMLYFTQKIPTMGTHTPLIVFFYSSCLYVVGFSIITSVVVIWLSRTKHSSPLPWIVKQPLTGTFGKILGLQTYIQQSSMTSHRVTAEEMRDHQVTDFDENNSGDEHHIIKSSNKMSLQQDWILLAAAIDRITFCFFSFLFLILTIVYSV from the exons ATGGCAAACATACTGAGGCTCGTGGTTGTGGTGTGCGGCTTTTGCAGCTCGGATGTAGCTTTCGCAGGATTCACCACCAGAA AACTGGGGCCCCAGCCCATTTGGAATTCCACAGTCACTGATAAGTTAAGACAAGACCTCCTGCTTAATTATGATAAATTCGCAAGGCCAGCGCAACACTACAACACGACGAAAGTCGTCTTTGGTTTAACAATACGCCACATCGAACTTAACGAATTCAAATCGACACTTGTGGTCCATTCGTGGATACGTCTG AGCTGGAAAGATGAGAAACTGCAATGGAATTCAACAAATTACGGCGGGCTTGAGACGCTCAACTTGGCCGATCACGAAATTTGGCAACCGGACATATTTTTGTACAACAGTGCGACAAGTTCTGGCATTACCCACTACGGTAATGTGAATTGCATAGTTTACGAAGGTGGGGACGTGCTCTGGGTGCCCCCGGCACAATTCAGTGTTTTGtgtaatttgaatttgaaatattggCCTTTTGATACGCAACGGTGCGAAATGATTTTTGGGTCCTGGACCTACAATGGGGACCAAATTGATATCGACCCTGATAACGACGGAGTCAAG ATGGAACTTCTGATCGAAAACTCGGAGTGGAATATAGTCGACAAGTCCTTGAAGAAGAACATGAAATATTACGCGTGTTGTCCGAGCCCTTATCCAGATATCACGATCGATCTCACCCTCAGCCGAATCTCACCCTCCTACAAAGCCCTTATTGTTACACCAGCTTTCG ttgtgataattttagtgttagttaatttttggctGCCACCCCAAGCAGGCGAAAAACTCATCCTGAACGGTTGTACGGCTTtgattatttgtttatttatgttgTATTTCACGCAGAAGATACCCACCATGGGCACGCACACGCCTCTGATTg TTTTTTTCTACAGTAGTTGTTTGTACGTAGTCGGGTTTTCGATAATTACCTCAGTGGTGGTAATTTGGTTATCGAGGACTAAGCACAGTTCGCCCCTGCCTTGGATTGTTAAGCAACCCCTGACTGGAACATTTGGTAAAATTCTGGGGCTACAAACTTACATCCAACAG TCGTCAATGACATCGCATAGGGTCACAGCTGAGGAAATGCGAGACCACCAGGTTACAGATTTCGACGAGAATAACAGTGGAGACGAGCACCACATAATCAAATCGTCCAATAAAATGTCCCTACAGCAGGACTGGATTTTACTAGCAGCGGCCATAGATCGGATcactttttgctttttctctTTCCTATTCCTCATTTTAACCATAGTTTATTCcgtgtga
- the LOC663364 gene encoding DNA-binding protein D-ETS-6, whose amino-acid sequence MISESGESTASRTVGFTSAGEDSLFHKLKTSELLKHLLKKSGDSQNDSVNKVAKVPPKISSGLESVLSGAKDSDDGIMDELGDSDGEVRNYRDNFQRLFSDESSQSNQNDGLSEEELPVIPDEGLSSETVDFILAEAEKNLHIQSPPSSQVSQDSDSYEFTELLPVSNLAFLPQPSTSKNDVSPGATFDPTAADDSLRRSTESINTSQKSAGNSDSDSDIDNEMVLVPSDPLEWTNTHIKSWLSWCSRKFSLNPKPDFEKFPTTGKELCELTRTDFETKAGCERTGTILAKHIAHLRHSVTGRSTSPLNVECKVFEDDDDDEKDPYQLLNAASSRLVAQGSGQIQLWQFLLELLGDSSNSACITWEGTNGEFKLTDPDEVARRWGERKSKPNMNYDKLSRALRYYYDKNIMSKVHGKRYAYKFDFHGLMAACQAQAQGQTDVSPGYHKYQPHQSELGAALYPTGHATAPKIPSILPPGAQHTQTGLFPPPSYWPYSPGSFDPRGPFN is encoded by the exons ATGATCTCTGAAAGTGGTGAATCAACGGCCAGTAGAACCGTTGGGTTCACATCGGCCGGTGAGGACTCATTGTTCcacaaactgaaaacttcCGAATTGCTCAAGCATCTGCTGAAAAAATCGGGTGATTCACAAAATGATTCAGTTAATAAGGTCGCGAAAGTACCGCCGAAAATCAGTTCGGGACTTGAATCAGTGCTAAGTGGTGCCAAAGACTCCGATGATGGGATTATGGACGAGCTGGGTGACAGTGATGGTGAAGTGCGGAATTACAGAGACAACTTTCAGCGACTTTTCAGCGACGAAAGCTCGCAGTCGAATCAAAATGACGGACTGTCGGAAGAGGAGCTTCCGGTTATCCCGGACGAAGGTTTGTCGAGTGAGACCGTCGATTTTATACTCGCAGAGGCCGAAAAAAATCTACACATTCAATCGCCACCCTCTAGTCAAGTGTCGCAGGACAGCGACAGCTACGAATTCACCGAATTACTGCCAGTCTCAAATTTGGCATTTTTGCCGCAACCGTCAACCTCGAAGAATGATGTCTCACCTGGCGCCACGTTTGATCCGACGGCTGCCGATGATAGTTTAAGGAGATCTACAGAGAGTATTAACACAAGCCAAAAATCTGCTGGAAACAGCGACAGTGATAGCGATATTGATAATGAAATGGTTTTAGTTCCTTCCG ATCCCCTCGAATGGACCAACACCCATATTAAATCTTGGCTGTCATGGTGTTCTCGGAAATTCTCTCTGAATCCGAAACCCGATTTCGAGAAGTTCCCCACGACCGGAAAAGAACTATGCGAACTAACAAGAACTGATTTCGAGACCAAAGCAGGTTGTGAAAGAACCGGCACAATTCTTGCCAAACACATCGCCCATCTTCGCCACAGCGTCACCGGAAGATCGACCAGTCCTCTGAACGTCGAATGCAAGGTCTTCGAagacgacgacgacgacgagAAAG ATCCCTATCAACTGTTAAACGCGGCTTCAAGCCGATTGGTGGCCCAAGGATCCGGCCAGATCCAACTGTGGCAGTTTCTCTTGGAACTGCTTGGCGATTCGTCGAATTCAGCGTGTATAACGTGGGAAGGCACCAATGGAGAATTCAAGCTCACCGATCCGGACGAAGTTGCCCGGAGATGGGGAGAACGAAAATCTAAACCAAATATGAACTATGATAAACTCAGCAGGGCGCTTAG GTATTACTACGACAAGAACATAATGTCGAAGGTCCACGGAAAAAGATACGCTTACAAATTTGACTTCCACGGTCTCATGGCAGCGTGCCAAGCCCAGGCCCAAGGCCAGACTGACGTCTCTCCAGGATACCATAAATATCAGCCGCACCAAAGTGAATTAGGAGCTGCTTTATATCCCACAGGACACGCCACCGCTCCCAAAATACCCAGCATCCTTCCTCCGGGTGCCCAACACACCCAAACAGGATTATTCCCACCGCCTAGCTACTGGCCGTATTCACCTGGATCGTTCGATCCCCGCGGACCCTTCAATTGA
- the LOC663309 gene encoding serine palmitoyltransferase 2, translating to MQGCLTVSRESQSTNKKFAFVKCGRMRPQILSIEARMEEGAGDAVTELLSGVDFENTKHQKVISNGYGPYSGGYANGYTCINKRNVYRGSEQNGHVLASSDEECTAKNMKGPIKNGYVKTTLKEPLKTRILKESFEPPTLLTAALTHISFYILMFLGYLSQALFPPKIVKEKNRDGYLPLFDRFASFYSRYVYRRIRDCWNYPICSVPGNEVVLKDRVTNDNGWTFEFTGSKTKCLNLASYNYLGFAENSGPCAEFAIDAIYKYGVTTGGTRQQYGTCDLHVELEKLTAEFLGVEDAITFGMGFATNALNIPTLLSPGCLVISDEKNHASLILGIRLPGATVKVFKHNDVKHLEQILRESIYKGQPSQEGYKPWKKILIVVEGVYSMEGTIVRLPEIIALKKKYKAYLYLDEAHSIGAMGKHGRGIVDYFGCDPKDIDILMGTFTKSFGSAGGYIAGTKELIDFLRKNSFASKYAWAMAPPVAAQIIAVLKILMGRDGTNEGQKRIETLARNTRYFRRRIEQMGIIIHGNEDSPVVPILVYLYSKIAAMVRTLIKEKIATVGVGYPATPLMEGRIRICLSAAHTKEQLDYALAVIEKVADEIGLKYSRKPIDPTPIDYDKIKVYVD from the exons ATGCAAGGTTGTCTCACGGTATCACGCGAGTCGCAatcaaccaacaaaaaatttgcgtttGTAAAATGTGGACGCATGCGTCCTCAAATCCTCAGTATAGAAGCGAGAATGGAAGAGGGTGCAGGTGATGCTGTGACAGAGCTACTAAGTGGGGTAGATTTCGAAAATACCAAACACCAAAAGGTCATTTCGAACGGATACGGCCCCTACTCCGGAGGCTACGCAAATGGATATACg TGCATCAATAAGAGGAACGTGTACAGAGGATCCGAGCAGAATGGACATGTGCTG GCATCGTCTGACGAGGAATGCACCGCCAAAAACATGAAGGGACCAATAAAAAAC gGTTAtgtaaaaacaactttaaaggaACCGCTAAAAACCCGAATATTGAAAGAATCCTTCGAACCACCGACTCTCCTCACAGCGGCTTTAACGCACATTAGTTTCtatattttaatgtttctCGGTTATTTGAGCCAGGCCTTGTTTCCACCAAAGATAGTCAAAGAGAAAAATCGGGACGGTTATCTCCCTCTGTTTGATAGATTTGCAAGTTTTTACTCGCGTTATGTCTACCGAAGAATAAGGGATTGCTGGAACTACCCCATTTGCAGCGTTCCGGGGAACGAAGTGGTTTTGAAAGACAGGGTCACGAACGACAACGGATGGACCTTTGA GTTTACCGGCTCTAAAACCAAATGCTTGAACTTGGCCTCGTACAATTACCTCGGTTTTGCGGAAAATTCCGGCCCTTGTGCCGAGTTTGCAATTGACGCGATTTACAAATACGGGGTCACCACAGGTGGTACTAGACAACAGTACGGCACTTGTGATTTGCACGTcgaattggaaaaattaactGCGGAGTTTTTGGGCGTCGAAGACGCAATTACCTTCGGAATGGGTTTTGCAACAAACGCCCTCAATATTCCGACGCTGTTATCACCCGGTTGTCTCGTTATCAGTGACGAGAAAAACCACGCTTCGCTCATTTTGGGGATTCGTTTACCGGGGGCCACTGTCAAAGTTTTCAAACATAAcg ATGTGAAGCATCTGGAGCAAATTTTGCGCGAGAGCATCTACAAGGGCCAGCCGAGCCAAGAGGGGTACAAGCCGTGGAAGAAAATTTTGATCGTGGTCGAAGGTGTCTACAGTATGGAGGGCACAATCGTCCGTTTACCTGAAATAATAGCACTTAAAAAGAAGTACAAAGCTTATTTATACCTAGATGAAGCGCATAGCATCGGTGCGATGGGCAAGCACGGCCGAGGCATCGTTGATTATTTCGGGTGCGACCCCAAAGATATAGATATTTTGATGGGGACTTTCACCAAGAGTTTTGGCTCCGCTGGGGGCTACATAGCCGGAACCAAAGAATTGATCGATTTTTTGCGGAAGAATAGTTTTGCTTCGAAATACGCCTGGGCCATGGCGCCACCTGTAGCCGCACAAATTATCGcagttttgaaaatactgaTGGGACGGGATGGTACTAATGAGGGACAGAAAAGGATCGAAACGCTGGCACGCAATACGAGGTATTTCAGGAGGAGGATCGAACAGATGGGGATTATTATACACGGGAATGAGGATTCGCCGGTTGTTCCGATCCTTGTCTACCTCTACTCGAAAATTGC AGCTATGGTCAGGACGCTGATTAAGGAGAAAATCGCAACGGTTGGTGTCGGATATCCGGCGACGCCGTTGATGGAAGGCCGGATAAGGATCTGTCTGTCAGCCGCACACACCAAAGAACAGCTCGACTACGCCTTGGCTGTTATCGAAAAAGTTGCAGATGAGATAGGGTTGAAATATTCGCGCAAGCCGATTGATCCAACACCTATCGATTATGACAAAATCAAGGTGTATGTcgactaa
- the LOC663330 gene encoding chromatin complexes subunit BAP18 yields the protein MSSASKVGEIFTAAGQAFNRLGDLTMQLHPNVESQSGKWTDEEIEMLRQVVKQFSDGLNQISEHIKRRTVSQIRTALKKKAFEDAGLPVRQLNTVQQNVQQPMIKSEVTLNMLNAAESEVDVEGLHEEVKLEFDGANEEVSS from the exons ATGAGTTCGGCAAGCAAG GTGGGCGAGATCTTTACGGCGGCAGGCCAAGCTTTCAACAGACTGGGGGACCTGACGATGCAATTGCACCCCAACGTGGAGTCACAATCAGG CAAATGGACCGATGAAGAAATTGAGATGCTTAGACAGGTAGTTAAACAATTTTCCGACGGTTTAAATCAAATTAGTGAGCATATTAAGAGGCGGACGGT GTCGCAGATTCGGACCGCTTTGAAGAAGAAGGCGTTTGAAGACGCGGGCTTGCCCGTGAGACAGCTCAACACTGTACAACAAAACGTGCAACAGCCGATGATTAAATCGGAAGTTACTTTAAACATGCTGAATGCGGCGGAATCGGAAGTCGACGTTGAGGGGCTACATGAAGAGGTCAAACTGGAGTTTGATGGGGCAAACGAGGAAGTGTCGTCGTAA